The Microscilla marina ATCC 23134 genome includes the window CTGCAGAGAAGCGTATGTTTCATCTTGTGTATAGCATTGAACCCCAACAGTATAAATAACTCCAGTTTTTTCCTTCACCTTAAGTGTGGCTTCATAGCCGGTTTTCCATAGCTCTATTGTCCAATCAGTCACAGTGATGCCCTGTTGAGCAAGCAACTGAACAAGTGCTTCTATGCGAAGTATTTTATTCTTTTGGGCATTTACTATGGAGTGTACTATAGATTGGGCTGAACTATGCATATATAAGCAACAGAGTAAAATAAAAGTAAGGTACGGTGAGTATTTCATTTTTTTACAAGTAGTTTGTTTCCTTCTTTGCAGCCAAATATTTAACTTACGCATTCCCTGCTTTTTTGATAATCAATCACTTGGTAAGTTTAACTAATGCATAAAAACGAATATAGTAAGTATACTGATGCACAAATTGTAGAGAAAATTAGCGCACACAACCAATCCGTTTTTGAATATGTGTTTAAACGCTACTATCAGGAGCTTTGCAACTTCGCCTTTATGTACCTTAAGGTAGAGCAATCATCGGAAGAAGTAGTACAAGAAACCTTCATTAATATTTGGGAAAAACGCCAAAAACTCAAAATACAATCTTCAATCAAAGCTTACCTTTATACATCAGTCAAAAACCGTTCAATCAACTACCTGAAAAGCAAAGCTACCCAAGTTTCACAAAAATCACATTCTACCTCATCCGAAGAGCACCCCATTCATATTGCCGAGAATGCCACTGTAGAAGAAGCCATGCACAATGCCGAACTTCAGCACGTGCTATCTCAGGCAATAGCAGCCTTACCCAAGCGATGCAGCGAGATTTTTACCTTGACCCGCATCGAGGGCTTGAGCTATCAACAAGTGGCAGATCAACTAGGTATTTCCAAAAAGACCGTAGAAGCCCAAATGGGCATTGCCTTCAAAAAACTGCGCATTTTTATCAAACAACATTGGGAACTAATGATTGTGTGGGCATTGGTGTGGTATATCTAAATCATGAACCGCAAGTGAAACGTGTAGCGTAAGGCTATAACTAACAGCGAAATGTAAATAGTTAGCAACTTATATATGTCTTTTACGATAAATATTATTTGAAAGCCCACTGTCTTTAGTATTGGGATGAAAAATAGTTGCCGAATGGCAAATGATGTTCAATCCTTTTTTTGGTTTTCAATATATTTTTTGATGGTTTTTTCTGAAATATGCCCTACCGATTCCACATAATATGATCTAGTCCAAAGTGTTGGAAGTCTACTTTTTAGTTGGGGAAATTCTTGCCTCAAATGGCGACTGGTGTAGCCCTTAAGTTGCCCAATAATGAAATGAGGAGCATCTACAGGCTTCGCTTTGATGAAAAGATTCACCTGGTCTGTGATAATCTCCATGGTTTGAATTTCAATGCCTAAATCTTTAGCCTTTGAAAGCAAAAGTTCTTTGAGCCTTTTTTGTATTTCCTGAGTCAGGACTTTCCTGCGATATTTTGGACACCAAATGATATGATAGCCAAGTTTGTAGACACTAGTGCATTAGGTACTAAGTTACTCACATATTATTTGACAACTTTTGCCCCCTGACTTCCTCGTAAAAAAGTTAGATAGCTAAGGTTCCGATATGCATCGGAATTCAGAAAGCGAACTATCCGCCATTTTCACGACTCGTCAGAAAACAAAACCGAGCTTTTCGCGAGCTCAACGAAGTTAATTCATCCAAATTAATAGGCAACTTATTTAATCCCTAATGCACTAGTTTTAGAGCTTTTCCAGCGTTTTTCCAGAGCTTAACTATAGTATTTAATTGCCATATAAATAACATGTTTTCCGTATATTGCAGTATGCTCCAAGTAGTGAAGACATACAAATACAAGCTCCGAAATTTGTCTGCTACCCAAACTCAAAAACTGAGTAGCTGGGTAGGTGCTTGTCGGTTTGTCTACAACCTTGCTTTAGAGACAAAACAATACGCCTACAAAGCATATGGCGTTAACTTGTCTCGCTTTGATTTGGATAAGGAGCTCAAAACCCTCAAGGATGTTGAATGGATCAAAGATGTTCCATCACAGAGTCTTCAGGATGTGCTCCAAAGGCTTGAGAAAGCCTATCAATCTTTCTTTAAGGGTGGTGGCTTTCCCAAATGGGCGAAAAAAGGCAAATACAATTCTATCACTCTAAAGTCAGTCACCCGTGACAACTGTGGGGCAGGTCGTTTTGTTCTTCCAAAACTAGGCGAGGTCAAAACCTTCTACTCACGAGAAATCCCCAAAGAAGCCAAACTTAAGCGAGCAACCATCATCAAAGAATCGGATGGTTTCTATATTTCTATTATGTTCTCAACGACCACCCAACCACTTCCGAGCAATAACCAAACTGTGGGATTGGATTGGGGGATAGAACATTTTCTAACAACCTCAGATGGCGAACACATTGCCAATCCGCGCCTTTTTCAGCACTACCAAAAAAAGCTCAGGATTGAACAACGAAGCCTTTCCCGCAAAAAGAAAGGAGGGAGCAACTTCAAGAAGCAAGCCCGAAAACTTGTCAAACTTCAGGCTAAAATTGCCCGTATTCGCAACGATTTTCAACACAAAGTCAGCAAAAGCTTAATTCTCAAATATGGCTCTATTGCGGTTGAAAACCTCAAAGTTCGTAATATGACTGGTAGCGCCAAAGGAACCACTGAAGCACTTGGAAAGAATGTCAAAGCCAAATCAGGTCTAATCGCTCTATTCTGGACACGGCGCCTTCTATGTTTTTGGATAAGCTGGAGTACAAATCGAAATGGCACGAACGAACTTTTGTCAAGGTAAACCCAAAGCGTACTTCCCAGGTATGCTCTGAATGTGGGCACAAAGACAAAGAAAGCAGGAAAACACAAGCCAAATTTGTGTGTACATCTTGTGGTACAAAACTAAACGCAGACATCAATGCTGCAAAAAATATTGAGGCAAGGGCTTTTGCCTCCATCCGTTAACGTGAACTATTGGGTTGTGCGTTGGGTGAGAATCCTCTCTACTTTAGCTTGGGGAGTAGTCAATCCCTGAAATTATCTAATACTACCGTCCAGTCGTAAGGGCGAAATACCAAGCGTGGGTGGGTGTCTGTTGGAATAATATTGTATTGTTGTAGCATGCGAATGATGCCGCTTTTTCCGCCAAAATCTCCTCGAAACCATTGCATTAATTTAGCAATTTCTACCATATTCTTACGAGCATGATAAATACTCTCATTTTCGAGATAAGCAGCCGTAGCCAGGTCTAATTCCTCTTCAATTTTTTCGTCTGAGTAAAAGGCAATAGGAGGACAGCTTTTGGCGCCACAGTTGAGAGCAAAATGAATGCGATAATCTACTTTATCTACTCGTAGTCGTTTTTCTGTTTTATCCACAAACAACTTATTGAAATATCCCAGGCTATACTTAAATTTAGAGCGGCGTAAAATGCCGTGCTCTATCAAGTCAAAACTCATGACTTGCCCCGCAATAGGGAGGCATTTTTTTGTGAAGAAATTGGAAGGCTTGTGGTCAGGCGTTTTATAAAACTCCAGTTGAATAAAAGCATTATAGATATTAATCCAGAAGCTGAGTCGTTTTGCCTCAGAATCCAATAACTCTACCAAGTTGTCAACTGTGAGCTGTTGCAGTGCTATGAGATAGCTCTCGTATGGCTTTTGGGTTTTGATGGCATACAATAGGTCTTGCGCCAGTTGGGTAGGGAGAGTATTGGTTAGCTTGGCTTGTTCTTCCATAAAGCATATTTTCTTTAACCAACTATTAAAACCATCAGGAGGTTCATTTACTTTATAATTTAATCAGGATTGTGTTATTTTGGCAATTCATAAGTCATTGACAAAAAGCTCTTGTTGATACGGTTAAAGTTAAACAAACAAATATGACCCCTCAAAACCTATTTATCATAATTATAGTTATACTCTGTTTTAATGAGTTATTAAGCAATCTATTGCTATGGCTCAATCTGAAAAATAGCCCAGCAAAATTACCCCAGGAGCTGGAGGGCTTGTATACAAATGAAGAATATCAAAGATCGTTGGCGTATAAAAAAGCAGTGGGGCATTTTTCGTTGTTCACTGGTACCTTGAGTTTTGTCGTTACCTTGATGCTTATTGTTACTGGTGGGTTTGCGGTAGTAGCCGAGTGGGTTAACGGGCAAGTAAATCATCCTATTGGACAAACAATGGTCTTTTTTGCGGTATTAATGCTCGCCAACAACGTCTTGACTTTGCCTTTTCAACTGTATAGTACCTTTGTGATAGAAGAGCGCTTTGGGTTTAACAAAATCACCCCTAAAACATTTATCATTGACAAGGTCAAAGGGTATATATTAGGAGGAGTTTTGGGGGGAGCATTAGGTTTTGCGTTTTTATACCTTATTGCCCAAATGCAGCAGCAGTTTTGGGTGTATTTTTGGGTGGTTATTGCAGTATTTATGGTGTTTATGAATATGTTTTATACCAGCCTTATTATGCCCTTATTTAACAAATTTACCCCGCTCGAAGAGGGCGAACTACGTACTTCAATAGAGCAATACTGCCAAAAGGTAAACTTCCCACTCAACAATTTATTTGTAATAGATGGCTCTAGGCGGTCTACCAAAGCCAATGCATTTTTTAGCGGCATGGGTGCCAAAAAGAAAGTAGTATTATACGATACCCTTATTCAAAACCATAGTACCCAAGAGCTGGTAGCAGTATTGGCACACGAGGTAGGACATTACAAAAAGAAACATATCCCAGTGAGCATGCTTATTTCGGTGTTGCAAATAGGGTTGGTTTTATGTATACTTTCGTGGTTTCTGTTCAACCCAGCATTGTCTCAGGCATTAGGAGCTTCATCGCTCAACATTGGGCTCAACCTCCTGGCTTTTGGTTTTTTATACTCACCCATTTCTATGATCACTAGTTTATTCATGAATATTTTTTCCCGCAAAAATGAATACGAAGCCGATGCGTATGCTTGCACTACTTATAATGGCAAAGCACTTGCCAGTGCCCTCAAAAAACTATCTAGCGACAACCTAAGCAACCTAACTCCCCACCCAGCCTATGTGTTTTTTCATTATTCGCACCCACCATTGCTGGCAAGGCTCAAAGCTATGCAAGAAACGGATGAATACAATATTTAGCGGCTTGTTCCAGAAGGCGTTGCCTGTTAGTGAGCTACCTACTTGTCGCACCGATATACACCGGTATCTAAGGACTTGAAACTCATAGCTTGTTTCTGTTACAGAATAATTCGGGTATGAGGCATACGGTTTTGTAAGTGTTCAATAAACGCTTTACTAAACTGGTTGCCCTCAAGGTATAATTCTGTCAATTGGCGAAGCTCTAAAAACGAAGAAGGTAAACCAGTGAGGTAATTTCTTTTGAGGTTTAAATAGCGCAGGTTTTTTAGCTGTCCTATGCTATCTGGCAGCGTTTCCAGCTTGTTTTGTCCTAGTTCAAGCCATTCAAGCTTTTTTAGTTGTCCCAGACTTGTAGGTAACTGGTGCAGGTAGTTACTGTCAAGGTTTAAATATTGCAATTTTTGTAGCTTGCCAATACTTTCAGGAATTACTTGTAATGCATTGGCGCATAAGTTCAGCATTTTGAGGTTGTGCAAACTTCCAATGGCATCGGGCAGGTGCTTTAGTTGTTCTAGAGCAAATAGTTCAAGTTTTTGCAAAGACTGCAGCGGTGTAAGTATGCCCTCTTCGAGGCAAAGAAATATTTTCAGAAATGTATTATTAAAGTCGACATACAACTCTTTAGGAACACCCATCCCTTTTACAATCTGAAGCGCCATCCTTATATTAGTTTCTTCGTCGCTGTCTAGCAAGCACTTAATCTTATAAATATCTTGCGTAGTGTGCATCAACCTTTCAGGGTGAGAGCTGCTATTTGTTAAAGCGCTATTCGATAAAGCTGTCATAAACACAAATTAATAAGTTCCATGGTTTCTTTTTCTAAACTATATCAAAGCCTGGTAAAGTGTGAAAACGTAAATAATTATTCTGAAATTTTTAGTTTTTTGATCCTTACCACAGGGCCAGGACAATAGCTTTGGTGGCAGGCGATGCAATTGTTTACCAGTAAATTGTATGCTTTCTTTTTATGCTTGGCTTTGTATATTTTTTCAGTATTGTTTACCATTAGCTGCGCCAATACTGTAAACTGTGGGGTTTTTACTTCAGCATCGGTAGGGGTAGCTACATGAATTGCTTTAAACTTCTTGAGCAATTGTGGTAGTTCTGATTGATTCACCACTGCTTTTTTGAGCAATCGCATGTCTTTATCCATTGCGCGCATTAACAGAGCCAATTCGCTGTCATCATTAGGGTACCTGCTACGGTCTTGTTCTGCCGCCAATTGCTTGAACAGTTTTTTATGGGGAGAAGAGCAGTTGTAGTTTACTGCACCCAAAAAAATGATGATACTTACCAAAAGAAAAGATTTTTTCATACTAAACCGACAATTGAGGTGAGCATTGTACTTGAACACTTCATAAGGTTTTTTTGCATGCTGCTTTTAATATTTTTCAACTCACAAACTTGACAACCAAGTTTGTGAGTCATGAAAGGATCAAACAGTAAGGAATGGTGTAAAAATAAAGTTCTATAGTAACGCCAAAATATTTTGTTGGCAGGAGAGGCAAAAAAACGTGTCATAGCAGCGCTACGGCAAGTTTTTTTAACGAATTCTGTCAGCGAAAGATGACGTTAAAAATGTAAATTTATTTTGGTACTATTCCTAAGAGAGTATTTTATTTATCTGACATTAAAATAACTCCGGTGGCTTCAAAAGTATATTTTTTCTGTGGTTGATTAATTGCTTCAATCTCTTTTTTACTCTTTCCGGCGTCTTGTGCATAA containing:
- a CDS encoding RNA polymerase sigma-70 factor yields the protein MHKNEYSKYTDAQIVEKISAHNQSVFEYVFKRYYQELCNFAFMYLKVEQSSEEVVQETFINIWEKRQKLKIQSSIKAYLYTSVKNRSINYLKSKATQVSQKSHSTSSEEHPIHIAENATVEEAMHNAELQHVLSQAIAALPKRCSEIFTLTRIEGLSYQQVADQLGISKKTVEAQMGIAFKKLRIFIKQHWELMIVWALVWYI
- a CDS encoding DUF547 domain-containing protein, with product MEEQAKLTNTLPTQLAQDLLYAIKTQKPYESYLIALQQLTVDNLVELLDSEAKRLSFWINIYNAFIQLEFYKTPDHKPSNFFTKKCLPIAGQVMSFDLIEHGILRRSKFKYSLGYFNKLFVDKTEKRLRVDKVDYRIHFALNCGAKSCPPIAFYSDEKIEEELDLATAAYLENESIYHARKNMVEIAKLMQWFRGDFGGKSGIIRMLQQYNIIPTDTHPRLVFRPYDWTVVLDNFRD
- a CDS encoding zinc ribbon domain-containing protein, with product MFLDKLEYKSKWHERTFVKVNPKRTSQVCSECGHKDKESRKTQAKFVCTSCGTKLNADINAAKNIEARAFASIR
- a CDS encoding leucine-rich repeat domain-containing protein, yielding MHTTQDIYKIKCLLDSDEETNIRMALQIVKGMGVPKELYVDFNNTFLKIFLCLEEGILTPLQSLQKLELFALEQLKHLPDAIGSLHNLKMLNLCANALQVIPESIGKLQKLQYLNLDSNYLHQLPTSLGQLKKLEWLELGQNKLETLPDSIGQLKNLRYLNLKRNYLTGLPSSFLELRQLTELYLEGNQFSKAFIEHLQNRMPHTRIIL
- a CDS encoding RNA-guided endonuclease InsQ/TnpB family protein, which translates into the protein MKTYKYKLRNLSATQTQKLSSWVGACRFVYNLALETKQYAYKAYGVNLSRFDLDKELKTLKDVEWIKDVPSQSLQDVLQRLEKAYQSFFKGGGFPKWAKKGKYNSITLKSVTRDNCGAGRFVLPKLGEVKTFYSREIPKEAKLKRATIIKESDGFYISIMFSTTTQPLPSNNQTVGLDWGIEHFLTTSDGEHIANPRLFQHYQKKLRIEQRSLSRKKKGGSNFKKQARKLVKLQAKIARIRNDFQHKVSKSLILKYGSIAVENLKVRNMTGSAKGTTEALGKNVKAKSGLIALFWTRRLLCFWISWSTNRNGTNELLSR
- a CDS encoding M48 family metallopeptidase, with the translated sequence MTPQNLFIIIIVILCFNELLSNLLLWLNLKNSPAKLPQELEGLYTNEEYQRSLAYKKAVGHFSLFTGTLSFVVTLMLIVTGGFAVVAEWVNGQVNHPIGQTMVFFAVLMLANNVLTLPFQLYSTFVIEERFGFNKITPKTFIIDKVKGYILGGVLGGALGFAFLYLIAQMQQQFWVYFWVVIAVFMVFMNMFYTSLIMPLFNKFTPLEEGELRTSIEQYCQKVNFPLNNLFVIDGSRRSTKANAFFSGMGAKKKVVLYDTLIQNHSTQELVAVLAHEVGHYKKKHIPVSMLISVLQIGLVLCILSWFLFNPALSQALGASSLNIGLNLLAFGFLYSPISMITSLFMNIFSRKNEYEADAYACTTYNGKALASALKKLSSDNLSNLTPHPAYVFFHYSHPPLLARLKAMQETDEYNI